In a single window of the Acidobacteriota bacterium genome:
- a CDS encoding TonB-dependent receptor, whose amino-acid sequence MKFGKLVARFMQLALVTAFAAAFVSAQVGTSAVTGTVTDPQGNVVAGATVKLISVQGAVRTVVTNDSGVFSFPSAQTGTYRIEVEQAGFKKAVVGNVRALVDISTEINVRLELGEVSEVVNVDAASLESVVNTQDASLGNNFVSRQILNLPLLGRNVANLLSLQAGVTPDGSVTGGRSDQANITLDGIDVNNQQNAGAFETVLRVNPDSVDEFRVTTSNPDASKGRSSGAQISLITKSGTNEFRGAAYWYHRNTATTANNWFNNRSGVERPDLIRNLFGGRLGGPIVKDRLFFFYNYEGMRQGAGVSVARLVPTASLAQGNVSFQAINNIEGTPFFGTTDWNIGIAAINSFNFVGTGAQAPASGPVVDVNPAVLSLFQSIVQRYPVNDSTVGDGRNVGGYRFNAPTNIEQNAHTAKFDWFVTRDQKHQVSFRGNYQQDITGSTSYFPDTLPTNLWSHPLGFSAAHTWLVRNNLTNRFSYGLSRIAFSNQGDSTDPAITIRDIFQPSFFARSITRTNPTTNITNDTTWIKGNHSFQFGVNFRFIKNTRNSFARSFDNATMNRSAYVANITRVVVDQYLRTSTGQAPTGTAAYNNTAIRVAPTWDFNVQNAITALFGRLNGYGANFNFLVNGQLQPAGSPVLREFKTDEYDFYFQDSWKIRPNITLTAGIRYGLSMPVTETQGFETVPSIVLSEYLRRTAVAMNQGINYRDVLSVRLAGKSNGLDDIYPLDKNNWQPRVSIAWSPEFEKGFWSKLFGKGSDSVIRAGFSITNDYFGQQLATNWDGSNNLGFSSQASINVNTFNVTTNPGPLYTGPNMNIRNLPLLTIPTGLTFPQTAPSANPGNGKVETSLDQNLVSPINYSWNVSYGRRLPWDIWVDAAYVGRLARNLLIGRDAMMLRGEIRDPRSGLTYNQAATILEQQLRAGTPATNVAAVGFFENMWGPGVLAGAFGCPAGTSTPNNPCTNTQAIYGIQRSFGDWTYAMQFLDGFGGTRYFFQGQYDALSAFSTVGTSDYHGGTLSFRQRLKSLTWDFNYTFSQSFDEASGLQTGGLFASAFVLNAFNLRDQRANSDFDIRHQMNFNGVWDIPIGRDRTFGRGMNKFLNAIVGGWQLSGVFRWHSGYPYDGWYDGMGWQTNWQIRSYMNRIKPVKTGTNFNTAPAGCTSGCDIPNLFVDPKAAWDSFQSPFPGQTGTRNPVRLPNEFNIDAGLAKSFDMPWKETHKVTIRWDTFNVTNTPLFGGQATGLINLPGTLPTANFGRFTTQVNSPRIMQFALRYDF is encoded by the coding sequence ATGAAATTTGGGAAATTGGTCGCCAGGTTCATGCAGCTTGCACTGGTCACCGCCTTCGCCGCGGCATTTGTCTCGGCACAGGTGGGAACTTCGGCCGTTACCGGAACCGTTACCGATCCTCAAGGTAACGTAGTCGCCGGTGCGACCGTAAAACTGATCAGTGTACAAGGAGCGGTGCGTACCGTTGTCACAAATGACAGCGGCGTATTCTCGTTCCCCTCGGCGCAGACCGGCACATACAGGATCGAAGTTGAGCAGGCAGGCTTCAAAAAGGCTGTCGTCGGCAATGTCCGTGCACTCGTTGATATCTCTACCGAGATCAACGTCAGATTGGAACTCGGAGAGGTTTCCGAGGTCGTCAATGTTGACGCCGCCAGCTTGGAAAGCGTCGTGAACACTCAGGACGCCAGCTTGGGTAACAACTTCGTTTCGCGTCAGATTCTTAATTTGCCCCTGTTGGGACGGAACGTCGCTAACCTGCTGAGCCTGCAGGCCGGTGTTACACCGGACGGCTCGGTCACGGGCGGCCGTTCTGACCAAGCGAATATCACGCTTGACGGTATCGACGTTAACAACCAGCAGAACGCAGGTGCGTTCGAAACGGTTCTTCGCGTCAATCCCGACTCGGTCGATGAATTCCGCGTGACCACGTCGAACCCGGACGCCAGTAAAGGACGCTCTTCGGGGGCTCAGATCTCGTTGATCACAAAGAGTGGCACTAACGAATTTCGCGGAGCTGCTTATTGGTACCATAGGAATACTGCTACAACCGCAAATAACTGGTTCAATAATCGTTCTGGAGTTGAAAGACCGGATCTGATTAGAAATCTTTTCGGCGGTCGTCTTGGCGGTCCGATCGTTAAGGATAGGCTTTTCTTCTTCTATAATTATGAAGGGATGCGTCAGGGGGCGGGAGTATCTGTTGCTCGCCTCGTGCCGACAGCCTCTCTGGCACAAGGAAATGTGAGTTTCCAGGCCATCAATAACATAGAGGGAACGCCGTTTTTCGGAACAACTGACTGGAATATCGGAATTGCTGCGATCAACTCATTCAATTTTGTTGGAACTGGGGCACAGGCTCCGGCATCCGGACCTGTTGTTGACGTAAATCCGGCTGTGCTTTCACTTTTTCAATCGATTGTTCAGCGATACCCGGTAAATGATTCGACAGTTGGCGATGGTCGAAATGTCGGTGGATATAGGTTTAACGCGCCTACAAACATTGAACAAAACGCTCATACGGCTAAATTTGATTGGTTTGTGACACGGGATCAGAAACATCAAGTTTCTTTCCGTGGCAACTATCAACAGGATATCACCGGCTCGACGTCCTATTTCCCAGACACGCTGCCTACAAATTTGTGGAGCCATCCACTTGGCTTTTCCGCTGCACACACATGGCTTGTAAGAAACAATCTTACTAATCGCTTTAGTTATGGCTTATCAAGGATTGCATTTAGCAATCAAGGCGATTCTACAGACCCCGCGATTACGATCCGAGATATTTTTCAGCCGAGCTTTTTTGCTCGCTCGATAACTCGAACCAACCCGACGACAAACATAACGAATGACACCACTTGGATCAAGGGTAACCATTCGTTCCAGTTCGGTGTGAATTTCCGTTTCATCAAGAACACGCGTAATAGCTTTGCTCGGTCATTTGATAACGCAACGATGAATCGAAGCGCGTATGTTGCCAATATAACCAGAGTTGTTGTCGATCAATATCTTCGCACTTCAACTGGTCAAGCCCCGACCGGAACGGCTGCATATAATAACACCGCAATTCGAGTCGCTCCAACGTGGGATTTTAATGTACAGAACGCCATTACTGCATTATTTGGCAGGTTAAATGGCTATGGAGCCAACTTCAACTTCCTCGTGAACGGTCAGCTACAGCCTGCAGGTTCGCCGGTACTTCGTGAATTCAAGACGGATGAATATGATTTCTACTTTCAGGATTCTTGGAAGATCCGTCCGAACATCACGCTGACCGCCGGTATCCGCTACGGTCTCAGCATGCCGGTGACCGAGACCCAAGGGTTTGAAACAGTCCCCAGCATCGTTCTTTCTGAATACTTAAGGCGAACCGCCGTTGCAATGAATCAAGGAATCAACTACCGTGATGTCCTTTCGGTCCGTTTGGCCGGAAAGTCGAACGGCCTGGATGACATCTATCCGCTTGATAAGAACAACTGGCAGCCCCGCGTGTCGATCGCCTGGTCACCTGAATTCGAAAAAGGATTCTGGTCCAAGTTATTCGGTAAGGGCTCCGATTCGGTAATTCGTGCGGGCTTCTCGATCACGAATGACTATTTCGGTCAGCAACTCGCAACGAACTGGGACGGCTCTAACAATCTCGGGTTTTCTTCGCAGGCGTCTATTAACGTTAACACATTCAACGTCACGACGAATCCTGGGCCGCTGTATACGGGTCCGAATATGAATATTCGTAACCTGCCGCTTTTGACAATCCCGACCGGCCTGACTTTCCCACAGACGGCACCTTCGGCCAATCCTGGAAATGGTAAGGTGGAGACATCGCTCGATCAGAATCTTGTTTCACCGATCAACTACTCATGGAATGTCAGCTATGGCCGCCGTCTGCCGTGGGATATTTGGGTCGATGCAGCTTATGTAGGACGTCTCGCACGCAACCTTCTGATCGGCCGCGACGCCATGATGCTGAGGGGAGAAATTCGTGACCCTCGCTCGGGACTCACGTACAATCAGGCAGCCACGATCCTTGAGCAGCAGCTTCGGGCAGGCACCCCTGCTACAAACGTTGCCGCTGTCGGATTTTTCGAGAATATGTGGGGTCCGGGTGTGCTTGCTGGTGCCTTCGGTTGCCCCGCCGGAACCTCCACTCCGAATAATCCTTGCACAAACACGCAGGCCATTTATGGAATCCAGCGTTCGTTTGGTGATTGGACCTACGCTATGCAATTTCTCGACGGGTTCGGCGGTACACGTTATTTCTTCCAAGGTCAGTATGACGCCCTATCTGCTTTCAGCACCGTTGGCACTTCTGACTACCACGGAGGTACATTGTCGTTCCGTCAAAGGCTTAAATCGCTGACGTGGGATTTCAACTACACGTTCTCACAGTCATTTGACGAAGCATCAGGACTCCAAACAGGCGGTTTGTTTGCATCTGCGTTTGTCCTAAATGCATTTAATCTCAGAGATCAGCGAGCTAACTCTGATTTTGATATTCGGCACCAGATGAATTTCAACGGCGTCTGGGATATTCCCATTGGCCGTGATCGTACTTTTGGCCGTGGAATGAATAAATTCCTCAATGCGATTGTTGGCGGTTGGCAGTTAAGTGGCGTTTTCCGCTGGCATAGCGGCTATCCGTACGACGGCTGGTACGATGGAATGGGATGGCAAACTAACTGGCAGATCCGTTCCTATATGAACCGTATCAAGCCAGTCAAGACGGGAACCAACTTCAACACTGCTCCGGCTGGGTGTACGTCAGGATGTGACATACCGAATCTTTTCGTGGATCCAAAAGCAGCTTGGGACTCGTTCCAGTCTCCCTTCCCAGGTCAAACGGGCACAAGAAATCCAGTCAGGCTTCCGAACGAGTTTAACATAGACGCAGGGCTTGCTAAATCCTTTGATATGCCGTGGAAGGAAACCCATAAGGTAACCATCCGCTGGGATACCTTTAACGTAACTAATACTCCGCTTTTTGGTGGGCAGGCAACTGGCCTTATCAATTTGCCAGGTACATTGCCAACAGCAAACTTTGGACGATTTACAACGCAAGTGAACTCGCCGCGAATTATGCAGTTTGCACTTCGCTACGACTTCTAA
- a CDS encoding tetratricopeptide repeat protein, whose amino-acid sequence MKYLALASIFLLSVILSPTAAKAQTDELRSATGLPIQIGQPAVFGQVSIKRLASGERKPTIHVTMLEGGTQIGRVQVNDSGYYYFLQMPRTTATLLVEINNFEVGRAVLAVAAGASRNLRQDFTVDWEEFKKVSTPGVISAIYPRSEEAEKAFETAMKSSRDKDNQRAVAQFNAILEKDPKDFVAWTELGTVFFRMNSLDNAEACYFKAIELKKDYVMALLNLGKLYLSRQKADEAVLVLSNAVSSSPANADARHYLGEAYLMAKKGSLAVPQLKEAIKLAPDDKAELHLRLADLYNAAGGKKLAVEEYKQFLKKRPDHPDKEKFEKYIRDNQ is encoded by the coding sequence ATGAAGTATCTTGCATTAGCGTCTATTTTTTTGCTCTCCGTAATTCTCTCCCCTACAGCTGCGAAGGCTCAGACAGATGAACTTCGTTCCGCTACGGGATTGCCGATACAGATCGGCCAGCCCGCAGTTTTCGGCCAGGTCTCGATAAAACGCTTGGCATCGGGAGAACGAAAGCCGACCATTCATGTGACGATGCTCGAAGGCGGCACTCAGATCGGGCGAGTTCAGGTAAATGATTCAGGCTACTACTATTTTCTGCAAATGCCGCGAACCACCGCCACTTTGTTGGTTGAGATAAATAACTTCGAGGTTGGACGTGCAGTGCTTGCTGTTGCGGCCGGCGCGAGCCGAAACCTTAGACAGGATTTCACCGTCGATTGGGAAGAGTTCAAGAAGGTTTCGACCCCCGGAGTGATCTCTGCCATTTACCCGCGCAGCGAGGAGGCAGAAAAGGCCTTCGAGACAGCGATGAAAAGCTCGCGTGACAAGGATAATCAGCGTGCGGTGGCTCAGTTCAACGCAATATTGGAAAAAGACCCGAAAGATTTTGTAGCCTGGACCGAACTTGGAACGGTGTTTTTCAGAATGAATTCTTTGGACAATGCTGAGGCATGCTATTTCAAAGCCATCGAGCTGAAGAAGGATTATGTCATGGCTCTATTGAATCTTGGAAAGCTGTATTTGAGCAGGCAAAAAGCTGACGAAGCCGTTCTGGTTCTGAGCAACGCGGTCTCATCTTCACCGGCGAACGCCGATGCACGTCACTATTTGGGTGAAGCCTATCTAATGGCAAAAAAGGGCTCACTCGCCGTCCCGCAGTTAAAAGAGGCTATCAAACTCGCTCCCGATGACAAGGCCGAACTTCATTTAAGGCTTGCGGATCTTTATAACGCTGCCGGCGGTAAAAAACTTGCCGTCGAGGAATACAAACAGTTTCTGAAGAAACGTCCCGACCATCCCGACAAAGAGAAGTTCGAAAAATACATTCGAGACAATCAGTAA
- the rpmE gene encoding 50S ribosomal protein L31, which translates to MKQDIHPNYTDITVSCACGHSFQTRSTMGEELHIEICSDCHPFFTGKQKLVDTAGRVDRFNKRYQRGGAAAAK; encoded by the coding sequence ATGAAACAAGATATACATCCGAACTACACCGACATCACGGTGTCATGTGCCTGTGGGCACAGTTTTCAGACTCGATCGACGATGGGCGAAGAACTCCACATCGAGATCTGTTCTGACTGCCATCCGTTCTTCACCGGCAAGCAGAAGCTTGTTGACACCGCAGGACGCGTTGACCGCTTCAACAAGCGTTATCAGCGTGGCGGTGCGGCCGCAGCAAAATGA
- a CDS encoding histidine phosphatase family protein: MPPPTRLYLIRHGQSAGNAQGRFGGHGTTPLSELGVAQAEATAKALAKEKIDAIFSSDLLRAIQTAEPLAREIGVEVRTSPAFRERHVGVLEGLTFDESRERHPKDYYALVNRNVHHVITGGESYRQLLLRITSELDSIVSEHRGRRIAIFSHTGAICFLTLHLLGAIHRNTKQTPWLITSNCGINRFEFRGPRNVRVLALNDTRHLSSITGNDSFAAK; this comes from the coding sequence ATGCCGCCGCCGACAAGACTCTATCTGATCCGACATGGACAATCTGCCGGAAATGCCCAGGGGCGTTTTGGCGGACACGGCACAACCCCGCTTTCTGAACTCGGCGTGGCACAGGCAGAGGCGACCGCAAAAGCTCTGGCCAAAGAAAAGATCGACGCGATATTCTCGAGCGACCTGCTCCGTGCGATACAGACCGCGGAACCGCTCGCCCGCGAGATCGGTGTTGAGGTAAGGACGTCGCCTGCATTTCGCGAGCGTCACGTCGGCGTATTGGAAGGGCTGACGTTTGACGAATCACGGGAACGTCATCCGAAAGACTACTACGCCCTTGTTAACCGCAATGTCCACCATGTGATCACCGGCGGTGAAAGCTACCGTCAGCTGCTGCTCCGCATTACGTCCGAGCTCGATTCGATCGTGAGCGAACATCGCGGCCGGCGGATCGCAATATTTTCTCACACCGGAGCTATTTGTTTCCTCACACTTCATCTACTCGGCGCCATACACCGCAACACAAAGCAGACGCCGTGGCTCATTACGTCTAATTGCGGTATCAATCGGTTCGAGTTTCGCGGACCGCGAAATGTGCGCGTTCTCGCTCTGAACGACACACGCCATTTAAGCAGTATTACCGGCAACGACTCTTTCGCCGCTAAATAG
- a CDS encoding FAD-dependent oxidoreductase translates to MNEFRIDGLSTFDVVIIGAGPAGISAAIWCADLGLSHVVLEKCDDIGGQLNWAFNRIVNYPGTLTDNGAEMLTSFRTHSNAVAANIRTNSSVAFVDVNGRIVGLNNGEKLRFGSLVIATGVRRRMLGVPGEIEFAGRGILSSGAKEIGSVAGKNVVVIGGGDAALENASMMSKTAGSVIVLNRSRHFRARSDFLDQAGRQANVQLIENMQVRRFIGDSSLAAVAAENIETGECFEYAADASLIRIGVVPNSEEFADLVTRDRDGYIATDKNGMTNLEGVYAVGDIAHPDQMTLANAAFSASAAVRDIKAKQRNS, encoded by the coding sequence ATGAACGAGTTCCGAATTGACGGTTTGAGCACGTTTGATGTCGTGATCATAGGCGCAGGTCCCGCAGGTATTTCTGCAGCGATCTGGTGTGCCGATCTCGGCCTCAGCCATGTCGTCTTAGAGAAATGCGACGACATTGGCGGGCAATTGAATTGGGCTTTCAATCGTATAGTGAACTATCCGGGCACGCTCACAGACAACGGGGCTGAAATGCTGACAAGTTTCCGCACCCATTCCAATGCCGTCGCTGCAAATATAAGGACTAATTCTTCGGTTGCTTTTGTTGATGTAAATGGGAGAATCGTTGGACTTAACAATGGCGAGAAGCTACGATTCGGTTCATTGGTTATCGCGACAGGAGTCAGGCGGCGAATGCTGGGTGTGCCGGGCGAAATAGAGTTCGCCGGCCGAGGTATTTTGTCCTCGGGGGCCAAGGAGATCGGTAGTGTCGCCGGAAAGAATGTAGTGGTCATAGGCGGCGGCGACGCAGCTCTTGAGAATGCTTCGATGATGTCGAAAACGGCCGGAAGTGTGATCGTCCTGAACCGAAGCCGTCACTTCAGGGCAAGATCTGATTTCCTTGATCAAGCAGGAAGGCAAGCGAACGTGCAACTAATTGAAAACATGCAAGTTAGGCGATTTATCGGTGACTCATCGTTGGCCGCCGTTGCAGCCGAGAATATCGAGACCGGCGAGTGTTTTGAGTACGCCGCAGATGCATCGCTGATACGCATAGGCGTGGTGCCTAATTCCGAAGAATTTGCCGATCTGGTAACGCGGGATCGAGACGGATATATCGCGACCGATAAGAATGGGATGACCAATTTGGAGGGAGTTTACGCAGTTGGCGACATCGCTCATCCGGACCAAATGACCCTCGCGAACGCGGCGTTCTCAGCATCAGCTGCGGTTCGCGACATAAAGGCGAAACAGCGTAATTCATGA
- a CDS encoding response regulator — protein MEAEWNLRELTVKELVGLGIGHFNLGNFDEGLKYLEEASNLDANDVILAGQINAIAIRLEELRRQNELHGSSPRGKTILVIDDSATIRKLISAKLEKSGHEVVTAEDGVEGLEKIAEKTPDLVLLDITMPKMDGYEVCKEIRANPATKDIPVVMISGKDGFFDKVRGRMAGATGYVTKPFGPETLMKALDTYLVADGSAVN, from the coding sequence ATGGAAGCCGAATGGAATCTGCGCGAACTCACAGTGAAGGAGCTCGTCGGACTCGGCATCGGTCATTTCAACTTAGGAAATTTCGACGAGGGACTGAAATACCTTGAAGAAGCCTCTAATCTGGATGCGAATGACGTTATTCTCGCAGGCCAGATCAACGCTATAGCGATCAGGCTGGAAGAGCTCAGGCGCCAGAATGAACTGCATGGCTCATCGCCTCGCGGCAAAACCATACTTGTGATCGACGACAGTGCGACCATCCGCAAGCTCATATCAGCAAAACTCGAAAAGTCGGGACATGAGGTGGTTACTGCGGAAGACGGCGTCGAAGGGCTTGAAAAGATCGCTGAAAAGACGCCCGACCTGGTTCTTCTCGACATCACAATGCCGAAAATGGACGGCTACGAGGTCTGCAAAGAAATCCGTGCGAATCCGGCAACCAAGGATATTCCTGTCGTGATGATCTCCGGTAAGGACGGATTTTTCGACAAGGTTCGGGGCAGGATGGCAGGTGCAACGGGCTATGTGACCAAGCCCTTCGGCCCTGAGACGCTCATGAAAGCTCTTGACACGTATTTGGTAGCCGACGGCTCTGCCGTTAATTAG
- the prfA gene encoding peptide chain release factor 1 has translation MFEKLEQIEKSYEELTAQISAPEFMSDMKAYAKAMKQHRSLGEIVEKYREVKRMREELTGAKDLLAIADDDEMREMANLEIAEIEEKLPAAEEELKVLLLPKDPNDEKNVILEIRAGTGGDEATLFAGEILRMYARYAERQGWKMEILEASDTGVGGVKEAVAMIEGDNVYSKMRFESGVHRVQRVPATESSGRIHTSAITVAVLPEAEDVDIHIDQNDLRIDTFCSSGPGGQSVNTTYSAVRITHMPTGVVVSMQDEKSQIKNREKAMRVLRARLQEIEEQKQHDALSAERKSMVGSGDRSEKIRTYNFKENRVTDHRIGMTVHQLDLVLEGQLDDFIDALRTHYQTEKLKAEATAA, from the coding sequence ATGTTCGAAAAGCTGGAACAAATAGAAAAGTCTTACGAAGAGCTGACCGCTCAGATCTCGGCGCCGGAATTCATGTCTGACATGAAAGCCTATGCCAAGGCGATGAAGCAGCACCGCTCTCTGGGCGAGATCGTTGAAAAATATCGCGAGGTCAAGCGAATGCGCGAGGAACTTACCGGCGCCAAAGACCTGCTCGCTATCGCCGACGACGACGAGATGCGTGAGATGGCAAATCTCGAGATCGCAGAGATCGAGGAAAAGCTTCCCGCCGCTGAAGAAGAGCTGAAGGTCCTCTTGCTGCCCAAAGACCCGAACGACGAAAAGAACGTAATTCTCGAGATACGTGCGGGCACCGGCGGTGACGAGGCGACGCTTTTTGCCGGCGAGATATTGCGTATGTACGCCCGTTACGCCGAACGCCAAGGTTGGAAAATGGAAATTCTCGAAGCCTCAGACACCGGTGTCGGCGGCGTAAAAGAGGCAGTCGCTATGATCGAAGGCGACAACGTATATTCCAAGATGCGTTTTGAATCCGGCGTCCACCGCGTTCAGCGTGTTCCTGCGACGGAATCAAGCGGCCGCATTCATACGTCTGCGATCACGGTCGCGGTTCTGCCCGAGGCGGAGGATGTCGATATTCATATTGACCAAAATGACCTTCGTATCGATACTTTCTGTTCGTCGGGACCGGGCGGCCAGTCGGTGAACACGACGTATTCCGCCGTTCGCATTACTCACATGCCGACAGGCGTTGTGGTTTCAATGCAGGACGAGAAATCTCAGATCAAGAATCGTGAAAAGGCGATGCGTGTTCTGCGAGCACGTCTTCAGGAGATAGAGGAACAAAAACAGCACGACGCGTTGTCGGCCGAACGCAAGTCGATGGTCGGATCGGGCGACCGTTCCGAAAAGATCCGGACATACAATTTCAAAGAGAACCGAGTTACCGATCACCGCATCGGCATGACCGTCCATCAGCTCGATCTCGTTCTGGAAGGCCAGCTCGACGATTTCATCGACGCGTTGCGGACACACTATCAGACCGAAAAATTGAAAGCCGAAGCAACAGCAGCCTAA
- a CDS encoding DUF1385 domain-containing protein: MNLRSKKRIFRFVHSVFALERDLIVGGQAVMEGVMMRTPSAYAIACRRNDGSIVTTAEKLPRWSDKYKWMNFPVLRGGATLIQSLALGIKALNFSARIFEEDEKLQKEKARAEAGEPAFAYVDGTDDPNFTKAPVKVTMPEAAEKRNLSQSASAAGSIAFALAFNIALFIVAPLLLTNLLFIWLGWAGAPTIAAEAGWFETVMAYVWKMKLDTLGAWVGFNMIDGVIRMVFFILMIFSMSYIRDIRRVFEYHGAEHKTVFAWERGLDLLPENAAKMPRQHPRCGTSFLMVVMLVAIVLFSFINFEAMWMNLVVRIALMPLVAGLSYEVIRYAARKESGAIFKLMTLPGLWLQNITTQEPDEEQLEVAIRALDESLKLEPATT; encoded by the coding sequence ATGAACCTACGCAGCAAGAAACGCATTTTTCGCTTTGTCCACTCGGTATTTGCGCTCGAGCGCGACCTGATCGTCGGCGGCCAGGCAGTTATGGAGGGCGTCATGATGCGGACGCCGTCGGCATATGCGATCGCATGCCGCAGAAATGACGGTTCGATCGTCACGACGGCCGAGAAACTGCCGCGTTGGAGCGACAAATACAAATGGATGAATTTCCCTGTGCTCCGCGGCGGCGCGACGCTGATACAGTCGCTGGCACTCGGAATCAAGGCGTTGAATTTTTCTGCAAGGATATTCGAAGAAGACGAGAAGCTGCAGAAAGAAAAGGCAAGAGCAGAAGCCGGCGAACCGGCATTTGCTTATGTTGACGGGACGGACGATCCCAATTTCACGAAAGCTCCCGTAAAGGTCACGATGCCTGAAGCTGCCGAAAAGCGGAATCTTTCGCAATCGGCCAGTGCTGCTGGTTCGATAGCTTTTGCGTTGGCGTTCAATATCGCTCTCTTTATCGTCGCACCGCTGCTGCTGACGAATCTGCTCTTCATTTGGCTCGGTTGGGCAGGAGCACCGACAATCGCTGCCGAAGCCGGCTGGTTCGAAACGGTGATGGCATACGTGTGGAAGATGAAGCTGGACACGCTCGGTGCGTGGGTCGGCTTTAATATGATCGACGGTGTTATCCGCATGGTCTTTTTCATATTGATGATCTTCTCGATGTCGTATATCAGGGACATACGGCGGGTCTTTGAATATCACGGAGCCGAGCACAAGACCGTCTTCGCGTGGGAAAGAGGCCTCGACCTGCTGCCGGAGAACGCAGCGAAAATGCCGCGGCAGCATCCGCGTTGCGGGACGTCATTCCTGATGGTCGTAATGCTGGTCGCGATCGTGCTGTTCTCGTTCATCAATTTTGAAGCGATGTGGATGAATCTTGTCGTTCGTATCGCGCTCATGCCGCTGGTCGCGGGGCTTTCGTATGAGGTAATTCGCTACGCAGCAAGAAAAGAATCCGGGGCAATCTTCAAGCTGATGACATTGCCGGGGCTTTGGCTGCAAAACATCACGACGCAGGAGCCGGACGAAGAACAACTCGAGGTCGCGATACGCGCATTGGACGAATCGCTGAAACTCGAACCGGCGACAACTTAA